From Aedes albopictus strain Foshan chromosome 1, AalbF5, whole genome shotgun sequence, one genomic window encodes:
- the LOC109414078 gene encoding STAM-binding protein-like, whose product MSLRMDLVTAESAQMGIVEPQERLKQLASMSNSVEVDPNIPLKRYYRSGLEMVRMANVYMQEGNIDAAYILYIRFITLFVEKILTHPEYKTVSADVKMQNKKKLKEVLPIAEKLKLKLKEKYTKEYQQFLEAKRLEKELEEKRLREERDRAKAAPPVNLPEPSAPSLPPSMLVDPGMLDRVLYPNDFPTDPNRSSGGGLLLPDTKPFPKPAFDRTLKPSPTSVQAGSLRSVIVPTNTMAKFLALASHNTTSNVETCGILAGRLAQNRLLITHVIVPKQRGTSDSCTTMNEEDIFNYQDQHNLITLGWIHTHPSQTAFLSSVDLHTHCSYQMMLEEAIAIVCSPKYQETGFFCLTPNYGLDYISQCRLTGFHPHPKDPPLFMEALHIVLEDTAKIEVVDLR is encoded by the exons ATGTCACTGAGGATGGATCTCGTGACCGCCGAGTCGGCTCAGATGGGAATCGTGGAACCCCAGGAGCGCTTAAAGCAGCTGGCATCGATGAGTAATAGCGTTGAAGTGGATCCAAATATTCCCCTCAAACGATACTACAGATCGGGCCTGGAAATGGTTCGCATGGCCAATGTTTACATGCAAGAGGGAAACATCGATGCCGCTTATATACTGTACATTAGATTTATTACGCTGTTTGTGGAGAAAATTCTGACTCATCCCGAGTACAAAACTGTTTCCGCTGATGTCAAAATGCAGAATAAGAAGAAACTGAAAGAGGTTCTTCCGATCGCCGAGAAGCTAAAGCTAAAACTTAAGGAAAAGTACACTAAGGAGTACCAGCAGTTTCTGGAAGCGAAACGCTTGGAAAAAGAGCTGGAAGAGAAACGCCTGCGAGAGGAGAGAGACAGGGCCAAAGCAGCGCCACCCGTCAACCTGCCAGAGCCGAGTGCGCCCTCGCTACCGCCCTCCATGCTAGTCGATCCGGGCATGCTGGATCGGGTCCTCTATCCGAATGATTTCCCAACGGATCCCAATCGCTCGTCCGGTGGCGGATTGCTTCTGCCAGACACTAAACCATTCCCGAAGCCGGCGTTCGACCGGACGCTCAAACCTTCGCCCACTTCGGTCCAAGCGGGCAGTCTGCGCTCTGTGATAGTCCCTACCAACACGATGGCCAAATTCCTTGCTCTGGCCTCCCACAATACCACGAGCAACGTGGAAACCTGTGGCATCCTGGCGGGCCGCTTGGCACAAAACCGACTCCTTATTACGCACGTGATCGTTCCGAAGCAGCGAGGTACCTCGGACAGTTGCACAACGATGAACGAGGAGGACATCTTCAACTACCAAGATCAGCACAATCTGATTACGCTCGGGTGGATCCACACGCATCCGAGTCAGACGGCGTTCCTGTCGTCGGTGGATTTGCACACGCACTGTTCCTACCAGATGATGCTGGAGGAGGCGATTGCCATCGTGTGTTCGCCAAAGTATCAGGA AACTGGCTTCTTCTGCTTAACGCCCAACTACGGACTAGACTACATTTCGCAGTGCCGATTAACTGGATTTCATCCTCATCCAAAAGATCCTCCATTGTTTATG GAAGCACTGCACATCGTACTGGAAGATACAGCCAAAATTGAGGTGGTCGATTTACGGTAA
- the LOC134289037 gene encoding uncharacterized protein LOC134289037 — protein MSELPAARVTAARPFSRVGIDYWGPIQLQPRHRRDAPIKAYVAVFVCFASKAVHLELVANLTTAKFLQAFRRFVARRGLCSDVYTDNGKNFVGAANELKRLVRSREHKDRVAQECTENGIRWHFNPPKGSHFGGLWEAAIRSAQKHFVRVLGSRLVAYDDMETLLAQIECCLNSRPLTPMSEDPSDLDPLTPGHFLVGSALKAVPDVSVLSVPYNRLTQWQQTQKAFQDIWNRWHLEYLATLQPRAKWCNPPVKIDRNRLVIIKDENLPPLQWPTGRIHELHPGKDGIVRVVTLQTARGFVTRPVAKLCLLPVPVSSN, from the coding sequence ATGTCCGAGCTCCCAGCAGCTCGCGTGACGGCAGCAAGACCTTTTTCTCGAGTGGGCATTGATTACTGGGGACCCATACAGCTACAACCACGGCACCGGCGCGACGCTCCAATCAAAGCATATGTAGCCGTGTTTGTATGTTTTGCGAGCAAGGCAGTTCATCTCGAACTGGTCGCTAACCTAACTACGGCCAAATTTCTGCAAGCCTTTCGACGTTTCGTGGCTCGCCGAGGCCTTTGCTCCGATGTTTATACCGATAATGGTAAGAACTTCGTGGGCGCAGCGAATGAACTCAAACGACTAGTACGGAGTAGGGAGCACAAAGATCGGGTGGCTCAGGAGTGCACGGAAAACGGCATCCGTTGGCACTTCAACCCTCCGAAGGGGTCTCATTTCGGTGGGCTTTGGGAGGCGGCAATAAGATCGGCTCAAAAACACTTTGTACGGGTCTTGGGATCACGACTGGTAGCATACGACGACATGGAGACTCTATTGGCCCAAATTGAGTGCTGCCTCAATTCCCGTCCTCTCACTCCTATGAGCGAGGACCCTTCTGACCTCGATCCATTGACCCCGGGTCATTTTCTTGTGGGCTCGGCATTGAAGGCAGTTCCGGACGTTAGCGTTCTATCGGTCCCGTACAACCGGTTGACCCAGTGGCAACAAACTCAGAAGGCGTTTCAGGACATTTGGAACCGCTGGCACCTGGAATACTTGGCTACTTTACAGCCGAGAGCCAAGTGGTGCAATCCTCCAGTAAAAATTGACCGGAATCGTCTGGTCATCATCAAGGACGAAAATCTGCCACCGTTGCAGTGGCCaacaggaagaatccacgaactCCACCCGGGAAAAGACGGCATAGTGCGGGTAGTCACGCTTCAAACCGCGAGAGGATTTGTCACCCGACCGGTGGCAAAACTTTGCCTTCTACCTGTTCCTGTTTCATCCAACTAA